One segment of Anatilimnocola aggregata DNA contains the following:
- a CDS encoding acetyl ornithine aminotransferase family protein has product MNIPKSTLPTPWILTELPGPKGKQLIANDERYTSPSYTRAYPLAVERGEGSTIEDVDGNRFLDFTSGIAVCSTGHCHPRVVAAIETQTRKLIHMSGTDFYYAPQGNLAQKLAELAPGSGDKRVFFTNSGAESVEAAFKLARFHTGRQHMIAFFGAFHGRTMGALSLTGSKMIQRRGFAPLIPQVTHIDYANCYRCPQRGECHQKATSCCLNTLNQLEDLFRRTVPPTEVAGIIVEPIQGEGGYVVPPPEFHRELKALAEKHGILYIVDEVQSGMGRTGKMFAIEHWGVVPDIICLAKGIASGLPLGAIIARADLMDWGPGSHASTFGGNPISCVAALTTIELLEESLMVNATEVGNYLQQRLRELMSRHAIIGDVRGLGLMVGAELVKDRETKEPAASIRDAVVQACFHRGLLMLGCGTSTLRFCPPLVVTRDEVDTAVQIIDSVLSSPAELAAHTNSPSASRTW; this is encoded by the coding sequence ATGAACATTCCCAAAAGCACCTTGCCAACGCCATGGATTCTTACTGAGTTACCCGGCCCCAAGGGAAAGCAGCTGATTGCCAACGACGAGCGGTACACGTCCCCGTCGTACACTCGCGCTTATCCGTTGGCGGTTGAACGGGGCGAAGGCTCGACGATTGAGGATGTCGATGGGAATCGTTTTCTCGATTTCACTTCCGGGATTGCCGTTTGTTCCACCGGACATTGCCATCCCCGCGTCGTGGCTGCGATTGAAACGCAGACCAGGAAGCTGATCCACATGTCGGGGACAGACTTCTATTATGCACCCCAAGGCAACCTGGCGCAGAAGCTCGCCGAACTTGCGCCCGGCTCGGGCGACAAGCGAGTCTTCTTTACCAACAGTGGTGCCGAAAGTGTCGAAGCGGCGTTCAAGCTGGCCCGCTTTCATACGGGTCGGCAGCACATGATCGCCTTCTTCGGTGCCTTTCATGGTCGCACGATGGGAGCGTTGTCACTCACCGGCAGCAAAATGATTCAGCGCCGCGGCTTTGCTCCGCTGATCCCGCAAGTTACGCATATCGACTATGCCAATTGCTATCGCTGCCCACAGCGCGGCGAGTGCCATCAAAAAGCAACATCTTGTTGCTTGAACACACTCAATCAATTGGAGGATCTCTTCCGTCGCACTGTGCCGCCAACCGAAGTGGCCGGTATCATCGTCGAGCCCATTCAAGGTGAAGGTGGCTACGTTGTGCCGCCCCCAGAATTTCATCGTGAACTCAAGGCCCTCGCTGAGAAACACGGCATTCTGTATATCGTCGACGAAGTGCAATCGGGTATGGGACGCACTGGCAAGATGTTCGCCATCGAGCATTGGGGCGTGGTGCCCGATATCATCTGCCTGGCGAAAGGAATTGCTTCGGGTTTGCCTCTGGGTGCTATTATCGCTCGGGCCGATCTGATGGACTGGGGCCCCGGTTCGCATGCCAGTACGTTTGGCGGCAATCCCATTTCCTGTGTGGCCGCTCTCACAACTATTGAGCTGCTGGAAGAGTCGTTGATGGTTAACGCGACCGAAGTGGGTAACTACCTTCAACAGCGACTGCGCGAACTGATGAGCCGACATGCAATCATTGGTGACGTGCGCGGTCTGGGCTTAATGGTCGGGGCCGAGTTGGTGAAGGATCGCGAAACGAAGGAACCGGCGGCATCGATTCGCGATGCCGTGGTTCAAGCCTGCTTTCACCGCGGCCTACTGATGTTGGGCTGCGGCACGAGTACCCTGCGCTTCTGTCCGCCGCTGGTCGTCACGCGTGACGAAGTTGATACTGCCGTGCAGATCATCGATTCCGTGCTCAGCAGTCCAGCTGAGCTGGCGGCCCATACGAACTCTCCTTCAGCTTCCAGGACCTGGTGA
- a CDS encoding BON domain-containing protein produces the protein MPLFDATLAERVGSAIQTNPYLSGRTLRFEAHEGRITLNGVVASYFQKQMAQEVLKRVEGVEQIENQLEVSWC, from the coding sequence ATGCCGCTTTTCGATGCTACTCTGGCTGAACGTGTAGGTTCCGCCATCCAGACCAATCCCTATCTGAGTGGCAGGACGCTGCGGTTTGAAGCCCATGAAGGGCGAATCACCTTGAACGGGGTCGTCGCCTCGTACTTCCAAAAGCAGATGGCTCAGGAAGTTCTCAAGCGTGTTGAAGGAGTCGAGCAGATCGAGAATCAGCTCGAAGTCTCCTGGTGCTAA
- a CDS encoding STAS domain-containing protein — MLVDLAPGWNLEMDRGPDWLFIKVVPPAGGEIAEVELAEAIWDRMQQQFNHRVVLEMDQVTLLRSWLISQLVMLHKRVVAHEGLMRLAGMNDSNQQVLHMVRLDERFPQYATRGDAVMGHRPKQPR, encoded by the coding sequence ATGCTGGTTGATCTTGCGCCAGGCTGGAATTTGGAGATGGATCGCGGGCCCGATTGGCTATTTATCAAGGTGGTGCCGCCAGCGGGCGGAGAGATCGCCGAGGTAGAACTGGCCGAAGCGATTTGGGATCGCATGCAGCAACAGTTCAATCATCGCGTCGTGCTGGAGATGGACCAGGTGACGTTGTTGCGCAGCTGGCTCATTAGCCAGTTGGTGATGCTTCACAAACGCGTGGTCGCCCACGAAGGGTTGATGCGACTAGCTGGAATGAATGACAGCAATCAGCAAGTGCTGCACATGGTCCGGCTGGATGAGCGCTTTCCACAGTATGCCACACGCGGCGATGCCGTGATGGGGCATCGACCGAAGCAGCCTCGTTAG
- the tpx gene encoding thiol peroxidase: MSRAAAVTFKGTPMTLAGEAVKVGQAAPDFTIHYFEGGLKAITLADLKGKATILSVIPSLDTGVCKIQTKKFNEELSALAGNVNAVAVSLDLPFAMNRFCGAEEIKNLRVGSDYQNRNFGEAYGVLIEELKLLARSVFVIDKDGKVAYAEVVPEVTSEPNYAAAVEALKKAQ; encoded by the coding sequence ATGTCCCGAGCCGCTGCTGTTACATTCAAGGGCACCCCGATGACACTCGCCGGCGAGGCAGTGAAAGTCGGTCAAGCAGCCCCCGACTTCACCATCCACTACTTCGAAGGTGGCCTGAAGGCCATCACGCTGGCCGACCTCAAGGGCAAGGCCACGATCCTGAGCGTGATCCCGTCGCTCGATACCGGCGTCTGCAAGATCCAAACGAAGAAGTTCAACGAAGAACTATCGGCCCTGGCCGGCAACGTGAACGCCGTCGCCGTCAGCTTGGATCTTCCCTTTGCGATGAACCGCTTTTGTGGTGCCGAAGAGATCAAGAACCTGCGCGTCGGCAGCGACTATCAGAATCGCAACTTCGGCGAGGCCTATGGTGTGCTGATCGAAGAGTTGAAGCTGCTCGCCCGCAGCGTGTTCGTCATCGACAAGGATGGCAAGGTTGCCTATGCCGAAGTCGTGCCCGAAGTAACCAGCGAACCCAACTACGCCGCGGCGGTCGAAGCTTTGAAGAAGGCTCAGTAG
- a CDS encoding SHD1 domain-containing protein, with protein sequence MNAPAAQPAAPAPGVDAKSRTWADASGMFKIEAEFISLKDDTVELKRPDGKVITLTLDKLSVADQAIAKSLGEATKISGDQPVASTPFKASQGIQSDSGVVNVTVQENETKVSFQGATQVSLTPPPTWNVTPDPATTAPSQLKLRKISIPARLQASNQPGHVQAMLSDPRRNWMWLGIAPDSNSFKTYRFERVDLESGKVLPAVELSIASIPLAIDPTGKFMASLRCTRYYSHYRDQIDLWQIDGESVNYSQSFRPYPPSEVAVFSTDTIKKAEFIDAENLITVSTKGRLVVWSLPSLTAKYQVNLGRDFSTFALSPGRRQLAISTSTGQYVLEALTGKVLGKFAAKTNEVRFSHVRVLHFKDDGSQLAGYDSYTGGGLTDLRVWDVKSGGELVHLTGHVNAGPTEGDNSAIWLSSGHLLVGSHWAVDLERRVSTAVFRGSWFASTSVGEASWYLFADERSSTFQLVNCSPITDQLVQRARAVPVDQLLAIKPGDKVALSLEFPTDHPTDEIRAAFTARIEANGWKVGSPNDPCRVLIHCIKRLAGSREVTYRSAGQVSRGNLELSDTRVEIYSLPDRRLLWCSYVNYVERYKTYELAPGATLAEYGRNFPGPADFQNFELPSRILDYQRINPGIFDGTISLQRGVTFSK encoded by the coding sequence ATGAACGCCCCTGCGGCGCAACCGGCAGCACCCGCGCCGGGTGTCGACGCGAAGTCAAGAACCTGGGCAGATGCGAGCGGCATGTTCAAGATCGAAGCGGAGTTTATCAGCCTGAAGGACGACACGGTCGAACTTAAAAGGCCAGATGGAAAGGTGATCACGTTAACTCTCGACAAACTGTCCGTCGCCGATCAGGCCATTGCCAAGTCACTTGGGGAAGCCACGAAGATTTCAGGAGATCAACCGGTTGCTAGTACTCCGTTTAAAGCAAGTCAAGGTATTCAAAGTGACTCGGGAGTTGTAAACGTCACTGTTCAAGAAAACGAGACCAAAGTCAGCTTTCAGGGAGCAACACAGGTTTCGCTCACACCTCCTCCAACATGGAACGTCACACCAGATCCAGCAACCACCGCACCTTCGCAGCTGAAGCTGCGGAAGATATCAATCCCAGCACGACTTCAGGCTTCCAATCAACCTGGACATGTACAGGCAATGCTTAGCGACCCGCGGCGAAATTGGATGTGGCTGGGAATTGCGCCAGATTCAAACTCCTTTAAGACCTATCGGTTCGAACGCGTAGATTTGGAAAGCGGCAAAGTGTTGCCCGCCGTCGAGCTTTCCATTGCCTCAATACCACTCGCCATCGATCCGACGGGAAAGTTCATGGCGAGCCTCCGCTGTACACGTTACTACTCGCACTACCGGGACCAGATAGATCTTTGGCAAATTGACGGCGAATCGGTCAACTATTCTCAGTCCTTCCGCCCCTATCCGCCGAGCGAAGTTGCTGTTTTTTCGACAGATACCATCAAGAAGGCAGAGTTCATCGATGCCGAAAATTTGATTACGGTGAGCACGAAAGGACGTCTAGTTGTCTGGTCTCTCCCTTCGCTGACGGCGAAGTACCAGGTTAACTTAGGCCGCGATTTCTCGACGTTCGCCCTAAGCCCTGGACGTAGGCAACTTGCCATTTCAACATCGACCGGACAGTACGTGCTCGAGGCACTAACGGGTAAGGTGCTCGGTAAGTTCGCCGCAAAAACCAATGAAGTGCGTTTTTCGCATGTCAGAGTGTTGCACTTTAAAGATGATGGTTCCCAGCTTGCTGGCTACGACTCCTACACAGGAGGCGGATTGACGGATCTGCGAGTTTGGGACGTCAAGAGTGGCGGTGAACTGGTGCATCTAACAGGCCACGTGAATGCGGGGCCAACCGAAGGAGACAACTCTGCCATCTGGCTGAGTTCGGGCCACCTGCTGGTGGGAAGCCACTGGGCCGTCGACCTCGAGCGAAGAGTTTCGACAGCGGTTTTTCGCGGCTCCTGGTTTGCATCTACCAGCGTTGGCGAAGCATCGTGGTATTTGTTTGCCGACGAGAGAAGCAGCACTTTCCAGCTCGTGAACTGTTCGCCAATCACCGACCAACTTGTTCAGCGCGCCCGGGCGGTGCCTGTCGATCAACTTCTGGCCATCAAGCCGGGTGATAAAGTAGCTCTGTCACTTGAGTTTCCCACCGACCACCCAACCGATGAAATTCGCGCGGCGTTTACCGCGAGAATCGAAGCCAATGGCTGGAAAGTTGGAAGTCCCAATGATCCTTGTCGGGTATTGATTCATTGCATCAAGCGACTTGCGGGGTCTAGGGAAGTGACCTATCGAAGTGCCGGCCAGGTAAGTCGTGGCAACCTAGAATTGAGCGACACTCGTGTCGAAATTTACTCACTTCCAGACAGGAGACTTCTGTGGTGTTCATACGTTAACTACGTCGAACGATACAAAACCTACGAGCTCGCGCCGG